TAAGATCAAAGCGCTCGCTCATCGATTCCCAATAATAGTTAGAGAAATATTTGATCGCAAAAAAGGCAATATCCTCTACATTCAATATTTCCTCTTTAATGGCGCCGGTGACCGCCAGGCGGTACCCTACATTCTGATCCTCGAACTTTGGCCACAGGATACCGGGTGTATCCAGTAATTCCATCTCACCGCCGGCAACCTTAATCCACTGCTGCCCTTTGGTGACACCCGGACGGTCTCCCGTCTCGGCGATGTTCCGGCCGGCAAGCCGGTTAATCAGCGTGGATTTGCCTACATTCGGAATCCCCACGATCAACACCCGCATAGCTCGCGGGTTCATGCCCTTGGCGATTTGTTTGTCAATCTTCTCTTTCAGCAGCAGCTTGATCTGATTCGGAATATCCTTAACACCTGTCCCCGTGGATGCATCTACAGGGAAGGCGGTTAAGCCGTTTTCTTTGAAATGGGCTTGCCATTGCCTTGTTACCTCAGGATCTGCCAAATCGGCTTTGTTCATAATAATGAGCCGCGGCTTGCCCTGCAAAATCTCGTCAATCATGGGATTTCGGCTTGAGAGCGGAAGCCTCGCATCGATCAGTTCAATTACAGCATCGATCAGCTTCAGCTTCTCCTGAATTTGGCGGCGCGCTTTGGTCATATGTCCGGGAAACCATTGTATTGTCAACGTCGTCACCTCTACTTTGCTCTGCAAACTTTCATCGTTTCTATAGCGCCATGGCTAATGGTTGATGAGCCCTATGTCTTTAATCGGCCAGAAGATCAAGTCTGCTCGCCCGATAATATCCCCCAAAGGAACATATCCTATCATACGGCTGTCCGTGCTGTTGGAGCGGTTGTCCCCCATCACAAACACATGGCCTTCTGGCACAACGCCGTCCTGAACGAACGAGTTCGGAAAGTCCGTGTTATTGTATAATCTGTTTTCAGCATGAGCTTGATCAATTGCTTCCTGTATGTAGGTTTCATTCACAGGCTCCCCGTTGACAAGCACTTTATCGCCTTCAACTTTAACCGTATCACCAGCAACTGCAATTACGCGTTTAATGAAATCCCTGCCCTCATCAGGAACATGGAACACGATAACTTCTCCACGCTCGGGTTTGCGGATATCATATAAAATCTCGTTGACGATCAGCTTCTGATTGGATACAAAGTTAGGTTCCATGGATGGACCCTGCACAATAAACGGTTTAAAGAGAAGCCAGCGAATGAGAACGACGAGAACCAGAGCAATGAGAAGAGCCTTCAGCCATTCTACAAGCTCGTTCTTAGCCTTTTTGGCCGGTTTCCCCACGTTGGTTTCAATGGCCTCCTGGTGTTGATCTTTCTCCATAACCCACCGTCCTTCCCTATAGATCGCTTTCGCATGATAACGATTTTTGGATATACAAAAGGGGCTTGTATATACGCACAAGCCCCTTTCTACCGCCTTGTAATTAACGACGAATTTCTTTAATTCTCGCTGCTTTACCGCGCAGTTCACGAAGATAATAAAGCTTCGCACGACGCACTTTACCACGGCGAGCCACTTCGATTTTATCGATTTTAGGCGAGTTGATTGGGAAAGTTCTTTCCACACCAACACCGTAAGAAATTTTACGAACGGTAAAAGTCTCACTGATTCCGCCACCGCGACGTTTAATTACTACACCTTCAAACAACTGGATACGCTCACGAGTTCCCTCGATAACCTTAACGTGTACTTTTAAAGTATCACCAGGACGAAAGCTCGGAATATCTTTACGAAGTTGTTCTTGAGTAATCGCTTGAACGATATTCATCTATGACTCCCTCCTCTCACACAGGTGTTCTTGCATCTTCCGGAAACTCTATGTATTTCCTTCATTATCCGCAGCGGACCACCGTATTCACAACAAAAGAAATAATAACATATTTCGCAGTCCGAATCAAGTGTTTTATCTTTACACCCTCATGGTTAGGCCAGTTTTTCACCGAGCTTTCGTTCATAAAAAAACCACTTCCAGCATGAAAAATCATGCGAGGAAGCGGTTAGGCTGAACTTAATTTACGCTTTCTTTCGAGTCGTGCAGTCCTTTGTGGCGCTTGCCATAGTATTCAAGAATGTCGTCTACCGTTTGAAATTGGACTTCTGTATTGTTTGTATCTTCTATTTTCGCTTCCTGTTGTTGTCGATGTTCTGTCATGACTAGATGCCTCCCCGTCTCTCAAGTGTTTCTCCAGATACATATTACCCACCAATGAAGGGGCTGTATCAGTCATTATTAAAAAAA
This Paenibacillus sp. JZ16 DNA region includes the following protein-coding sequences:
- the lepB gene encoding signal peptidase I; the protein is MEKDQHQEAIETNVGKPAKKAKNELVEWLKALLIALVLVVLIRWLLFKPFIVQGPSMEPNFVSNQKLIVNEILYDIRKPERGEVIVFHVPDEGRDFIKRVIAVAGDTVKVEGDKVLVNGEPVNETYIQEAIDQAHAENRLYNNTDFPNSFVQDGVVPEGHVFVMGDNRSNSTDSRMIGYVPLGDIIGRADLIFWPIKDIGLINH
- the ylqF gene encoding ribosome biogenesis GTPase YlqF, producing the protein MTIQWFPGHMTKARRQIQEKLKLIDAVIELIDARLPLSSRNPMIDEILQGKPRLIIMNKADLADPEVTRQWQAHFKENGLTAFPVDASTGTGVKDIPNQIKLLLKEKIDKQIAKGMNPRAMRVLIVGIPNVGKSTLINRLAGRNIAETGDRPGVTKGQQWIKVAGGEMELLDTPGILWPKFEDQNVGYRLAVTGAIKEEILNVEDIAFFAIKYFSNYYWESMSERFDLKERPTDLDNPDEIVAVMEAIGKKRGCIVSGGRVDLEKASSIFLRELRAGKLGRYSMESPY
- the rplS gene encoding 50S ribosomal protein L19 is translated as MNIVQAITQEQLRKDIPSFRPGDTLKVHVKVIEGTRERIQLFEGVVIKRRGGGISETFTVRKISYGVGVERTFPINSPKIDKIEVARRGKVRRAKLYYLRELRGKAARIKEIRR